One Herbaspirillum rubrisubalbicans genomic window carries:
- a CDS encoding methyl-accepting chemotaxis protein: MNPLRRLRLGARLAAGFAALLLLLIVITVIGITRMSSLDQTSIEISGSTYPKVNAAQKMEYLMMNIARAARNIIILEDAAQMASNKKSIDKDLADYQKALEYLRTHASTDESRRLTALADEQSKAYFAFTADVVDLGLKNQNVEGQRLLFGPRYKTQGELLATLQQLVTLFEGQMHEATQAAHDTYLTSSTILGVSAAVAVLLGLIAALAISRSITVPMADALDTARKVANGDLTKTITDHAPDETGELLAALREMNRSLVDIVSSVRTGADTIATASQEIASGNQDLSARTEHQASSLEETASSMEELTSTVQQNSANARHAAEMAQAATQIAGQGGEIVGQVVTTMDGIDASARKIVDIIGVIDGIAFQTNILALNAAVEAARAGEQGRGFAVVATEVRSLAQRSAAAAKEIKVLIGDSVEKVDSGAQLVKKAGHTMQEIVQSVAQVNTIIGQISAAGEEQRAGIEQVHQAVAQMDEVTQQNAALVEQAAAASRAMQGQAAELAEQVSIFRLPA; encoded by the coding sequence ATGAATCCTCTTCGTCGTCTCCGTCTGGGCGCACGCCTGGCCGCCGGCTTTGCCGCGCTTTTACTATTGCTCATCGTCATCACCGTCATCGGCATCACCCGCATGTCTTCGCTGGATCAGACGTCCATCGAGATCAGTGGCAGTACCTATCCCAAGGTCAATGCCGCCCAGAAGATGGAATATCTGATGATGAATATTGCCCGCGCCGCACGCAACATCATCATTCTGGAAGATGCTGCACAGATGGCCAGCAATAAGAAATCCATCGACAAGGATCTGGCGGACTACCAGAAGGCCCTGGAGTACCTGCGCACCCATGCCAGCACTGACGAAAGCCGACGACTGACGGCGCTCGCCGATGAGCAGAGCAAGGCCTATTTCGCCTTCACTGCCGATGTGGTCGATCTTGGCTTGAAGAACCAGAACGTCGAAGGACAGCGTCTGTTGTTCGGCCCGCGCTACAAGACCCAAGGCGAGCTCCTGGCCACCCTGCAACAACTGGTCACCCTGTTTGAAGGCCAGATGCACGAAGCGACCCAGGCCGCACACGATACCTACCTCACCTCGTCCACGATTCTGGGTGTGTCGGCTGCCGTGGCAGTGCTGCTTGGTCTGATCGCCGCATTGGCGATCAGCCGCTCCATCACCGTGCCGATGGCCGATGCCTTGGATACCGCGCGCAAAGTGGCCAATGGTGACCTGACCAAAACCATCACCGACCATGCCCCCGATGAAACCGGCGAACTGCTGGCCGCCCTGCGCGAGATGAACCGCTCGCTGGTGGACATCGTCTCCAGTGTGCGCACCGGTGCCGATACCATCGCCACTGCCTCGCAGGAAATCGCCTCCGGCAACCAGGACTTGTCGGCACGCACCGAACACCAGGCCAGCTCTCTGGAAGAAACCGCCTCTTCGATGGAGGAGTTGACCTCCACCGTGCAGCAGAACAGCGCCAATGCCCGCCATGCGGCCGAAATGGCGCAGGCCGCCACGCAGATCGCTGGCCAGGGTGGCGAGATCGTCGGTCAGGTGGTGACCACCATGGATGGCATCGATGCCTCGGCCCGCAAGATCGTCGATATCATCGGCGTGATCGACGGCATCGCCTTCCAGACCAATATCCTGGCCTTGAATGCCGCCGTCGAGGCGGCCCGTGCCGGCGAACAAGGGCGCGGCTTCGCGGTGGTGGCTACCGAAGTGCGTAGCCTGGCGCAACGCTCGGCGGCTGCTGCCAAGGAAATCAAGGTCTTGATCGGCGACTCCGTGGAGAAAGTGGATTCCGGCGCCCAACTGGTCAAGAAGGCTGGTCATACCATGCAGGAAATCGTGCAGAGCGTGGCCCAGGTCAATACCATCATCGGCCAGATCAGCGCGGCCGGTGAAGAGCAGCGGGCCGGTATCGAGCAGGTGCACCAGGCAGTGGCGCAGATGGATGAGGTGACCCAGCAGAACGCCGCGCTGGTGGAACAAGCGGCCGCCGCTTCGCGCGCCATGCAGGGTCAGGCTGCGGAACTGGCCGAACAGGTCAGTATTTTCCGCCTGCCCGCTTGA